The genomic DNA ATTTGGGATACAGAGTCTGGTGAACTAATAAAAACCTTAGACGCAGGATATGAACCTTGGAATATACCAGATTGTATGGCGTTAACTGTATCCGAGCGTTACATTGCCGTTTATGTATGGTATAGAATTTATGATTCTCAAATAAGTGAATCTATCAGTGCGATTCATATTTGGGATATAAATACCTACGAAAAAATAACTACATTCACACCCCAAAATCCAACAAAATTGCATACAATTAAGTTTTCTGATGATGGTAGGTTTTTAGCTATAACATATGTTCCATTTACTAATGATGCTGAAAGTGAAACAGGCACTATTTTGTATAACAGCGGCACTTGGGATTCTTACGGGAGATATTGGGGGCATAAGGATATGTCGGCCACGATGTACGTCGCTTTCTCGCCTGATGGAACTAAAATGGCTACTTGTAGTTGGAGTTATCAAGTGAAAGTTTGGGATATTGCTGAAAGAAGACTTATATCTGATATCAAAACTAAATATGGAGATGTTCA from Candidatus Kapaibacterium sp. includes the following:
- a CDS encoding T9SS type A sorting domain-containing protein — its product is IWDTESGELIKTLDAGYEPWNIPDCMALTVSERYIAVYVWYRIYDSQISESISAIHIWDINTYEKITTFTPQNPTKLHTIKFSDDGRFLAITYVPFTNDAESETGTILYNSGTWDSYGRYWGHKDMSATMYVAFSPDGTKMATCSWSYQVKVWDIAERRLISDIKTKYGDVQSILFSDNKHVFACSIAGTFFSSIQGWEILNNKEVFHFDEISPTTIDYNPKIDKICGAQFREMVLLKPTNSTSIFEPFKQSLTASPNPTNSSIIISFNLPKSGLTNVEISDINSRTICKLHTGFLESGQHSFDWNTKAIPAGVYFCKISSKEFNETIKIIVEK